GACTGAATGCGGCGCGGAGCATGCGACAAAATCCCGCCGCTCCCGACGATCAGATCCAGCTTGAGCATGTCCACGAGGCTCTTGCCTGAGATCTGCTGCTCGAATACGTCAGAGATCGTGCGTTCCTGTTGAATACCCTTCAGACCGGTCGCAAGCGACTTGTGATGGATGAGCGCCAGCCGTAACGCTTCACGGGCAATCGCCTGTTCGATCTGCAATTCGTCGAGCGTCTGCGGAATTGTCGTGGGCCGGACCATCTTATTCTTGATGCGATTGCGAAGCGTCTGTTCATCAATGTTGAATGGCACCCAGCGCATGATGTTCGCCAGCCCTGCCTCCGCCAGTACATTGGAAATGCTATAGGACATGCCCAGATTGGCGCTGACCGTGCGGTTGAACACGCCTTCAAAGACTGAGAACACATCGGTCGTCGCGCCGCCGATATCCACGCCGATCAGATTCAGATGCTCCCGTTTGGCGATGGCTTCCATGATGAGGCCCACCGCCGCCGGTGTCGGCATGATCGGCGCCCCGGTCATCTCGATGAGCTTTTTGTATCCCGGCGCCTGCTGCATGACATGTTCGAGAAACAGATCGTGGATCTTATTGCGAGCCGGCGCGAGATTTTCTTTTTCCAACACCGGGCGGATGTTATCCGTCACTTCAAGAGCCGCCTTCTCGCCTAATATCTTCCGTACCTGCGGCTGGGCTTCTTTGTTGCCGGCGTAGATCAACGGCAACTTGTACGTTGCGCCGAACCGCGGACGCGGTTCCGCCGCCGCAATGTATTCCGCCATTTCGACGACATGAGTGACCGCCCCGCCATCCGTTCCGCCGGACATCAGAATCATGTCGGGCCGCATCGTCCGGATCCGCTCGATTTTCTCGTGCGGCAGACGGCCATCATTCGAGGCCAACACATCGATCACGATGGCACCGGCGCCGAGCGCGGCACGCTGGGCGCTCTCCCCCGTCATGTTCTGCACGACTCCCGTGACCATCATCTGCAATCCGCCGCCGGCACTGCTGGTTGAAATGTAGATGTCGACACCGGTCTTGGCATCACGGCACGGCGTGATGATCGTCTCGCCGTCGAGGATCTTCCGGCCCGACAGTTCTTCAATTTCGGCAATCGCGTTGAGCACCCCGCGCGTCACATCCTCGAACGGAGCTTCGACCGTCGTCGGCGCTTCGCCGCGAAACGTCTGGCGGTATTCATCGCCGACCTTTTCAATGAGAATGGCTTTGGTGGTGGTACTGCCGCAGTCCGTGGCAACGATGACATTCAGCGGATGGTCGATCTTCGGTTTTTCAGAAGCGTGAATGGCCGTGCTCATCGAGCTGTCGCCCCCTGAGGAGTCGAAGCCGCTTCGATCAATGCAATGAGGCGAACCGTCGTATCCCGGCGTTCAAGCAGCGCTGCGACCTGCGACACTTCCTGGGCGCTGAACGCCAGTTCAATGATAGGCGCAAAGAAATGCAACGCCTGGCTGCCAAGAAAACTCATCGGCCCGAGTGATTCCAGAAACACGACCGCCGGAGCGGTCATCCTCCGCTGCACCACCGCATCCGCTATACGTTGCAACAGCGCCAGATCTTCAATCGTAAAGGCTTCGGCTTCAGATCGAGTGGAAAACGCATGGGACAGTCCCGCACGGACCTGTTTCCACTTTTCCGTCAGAGAAACCTTGGTGAAGGAAGCCATAAGTGTGTGGAAAGGCAGTCAAAACAGTTATGGAAAGGCATTATAGGAAGGGGGGGGGAGAGAGTCAATTTAATGCTGGAACCGCCGATCCATTGCAAGGTTTGATGGTCCTATGCCAGCATAGCAATACCAATCATCGAGGAGGTCCCTATGACCTGGCGTGATCGCATAACCGTAGACCCCGCTATCTGTCACGGCAAACCTTGCATCAAAGGGACGAGAGTGATGGTGTCGGTCGTTTTGGATAACATCGCGGCAGGCGAAACTCCCGACCAAATTACGACTGCTTATCGTCTGGCAAAAGAAGACGTCCAAGCCGCGTTGCAGTACGCCGCTGAATTGGCGCGCGGGCGTATCGTTTCGCTGGAGACCGGTGCAGCCTAGTGCGATTTAAGATCGACGAGAACCTCCCGCCGGAATCCTCCGCCCTTCTTCAGAACAGCGGACACGATGCACTCACTGTCTGGGATCAGAGACTTCAAGGCCAACCTGACCTCACAATCGCTAGAGTCTGCCAAGAGGAGCAGCGAATATTCATTACCCTCGATCTCGACTTTGCAGATATCCGCACCTATCCACCCGATCAATACTCAGGCCTCATTGTCATGCGGCTCAATAGTCAAAGTCGAACTTCCGTCTTGAGAGCCCTTCGAGGGCTTCTACCCATTCTTGAAAAAGAACGCATCGATGGTCATCTGTGGATTGTCGATGAGACCACCGTTCGAATTCATGGAGAGGGAGAAAACGGTAAGTGAGGAGAGAGCGAGGAGGCTGAACCTATGAGCCTCTTATCTGCCGTGAGTTGAACCAAGCGATGCCTCCCCCTTCGTTCAAGTGGGCACCCGCTTACCTCAAACATTAGGCGTTAACAAAAGGGCTACCGCATGACAGACATAGAGAGAATTGTTTGGGGTGCCTTCGGAGGTCTCACCGTTTACGTCGCTGGTCAGCTCTTGTCGAAGCTCGTTATCGAGCCGCTTCATGAACTTAGACAGACTGTTGGTGAAGTACGTTTCCACTTGGCATTTCACGCTCCGACAATCCACACCCCCATTGGGCGATCGAAAGAAAGTTCCGATGCGGCAAGAGAAGCCCTGCTAAAAAATTCCTGTGATCTCATCGCAAAACTTCACGCAGTGCCGTTTTACACGCTGACACACCTGCTATCTTTCGGTGCTCTTCCAGGCAAAAATGCCGTAGAAAGTGCCGCAGTTCAGCTACGTGGGCTTTCAACCTATATGCATGAAGAAGGTGATAAATCCAACGCTTCTCTTGAGGTAATACGGAAGCGCGTCGCCAAGATCGAATACCTGCTGCGTCTAAAACCCTTGGAGTAGTAAACATGTCCCCTACATATCTAACCACCGCCGCAAGGCTAACTATTTTCGCAGTTTCATTCTGTTCGATTTCGCACGCTGCAACGATGGACGATTATGTAACGTGCGGCCTTGTCTATGGCGCGCTTTTTCAGGCGGCTAAGAAAGCACAGCATGAGAGGATGCTTTCGTACTCAAAACCTCGCTTACAAGCAGTTTTGCCCTATCCACAGGAAAATAAGGACAACCCCAGAGCGAAAGAGAAATTACGAGAAACAGCGACTCACCTTGAGGATGAAGTTAAGAATACATTCGTCAGAGAAGCGACCAATGCCATTCTTGAGGAAGATCCCGTATAACTGAAGACAGCCATGCCACGTGTCTTTCAATGTGATAAAGCATTCGGACTACCTACGCTGCCGCTTCCACTTGAAGCCAAGCATGCTCCTCGATGGAACAAGTTCCTACAAGGTTTCCATGCCGGCTGCCTCGTAAAACAGAGGAAAGCCGCTTCGTCGTTCAGTGATGCTCAGATTCAGAGGTATTGCCAATGCATGACGGACAAGGCAGCCACGAAAGGGGTAGATTCAAGCAGCTCGGAAGAAACCAAGGAAAGAATCATAAATGAAAGCCATGGGGCCTGCTTCGCCAGCATCCAATAGCGGATTAAACTGACCACTCTCAATTGTTTTAGAAATGTCCTAGCTGGCAAGGCAGTGATAGAGGACGGCCTGACTGCTCCCTATACCTTCTTCTGGCCGATCTTACTCTCCGTCCCGTTCCAGAGGCGTTCAATATTCCCCTTGTGCTTCAGCACAATGAGACCGCTGACGATCACGGAGAAGATCACGAATTCAACGGTTGGTCTGGCCAACGAAGCAATCAGCGGGAAGAGGCCGAAGGCAGTCAGCGCGCCGCCGGACGAGTAGCGCCAGAGCGCAACGGCGCCGATCCAGGCCAGGAGCAACAGGAATCCGATCGCCGGCTCCACGCCCAGGACAGAGCCGAGCGCAGTCGCCACGCCTTTGCCCCCTTTGAATCCGAGAAATAGC
The sequence above is drawn from the Nitrospira sp. genome and encodes:
- a CDS encoding glutamate mutase L, which produces MSTAIHASEKPKIDHPLNVIVATDCGSTTTKAILIEKVGDEYRQTFRGEAPTTVEAPFEDVTRGVLNAIAEIEELSGRKILDGETIITPCRDAKTGVDIYISTSSAGGGLQMMVTGVVQNMTGESAQRAALGAGAIVIDVLASNDGRLPHEKIERIRTMRPDMILMSGGTDGGAVTHVVEMAEYIAAAEPRPRFGATYKLPLIYAGNKEAQPQVRKILGEKAALEVTDNIRPVLEKENLAPARNKIHDLFLEHVMQQAPGYKKLIEMTGAPIMPTPAAVGLIMEAIAKREHLNLIGVDIGGATTDVFSVFEGVFNRTVSANLGMSYSISNVLAEAGLANIMRWVPFNIDEQTLRNRIKNKMVRPTTIPQTLDELQIEQAIAREALRLALIHHKSLATGLKGIQQERTISDVFEQQISGKSLVDMLKLDLIVGSGGILSHAPRRIQSMLMMVDAYEPLGFTMLSVDSIFMMPHLGVLSTINEKAATDVFVRDCMVYLGTCVAPIGQLKDGERLVDYEIMFSDGRAVKDQLKMGELRLFPLGPNQKAKLTMQPAKTVNLGQGAGVPVSREVQGGVVGLLLDGRGRPLKLPADEPARVAALTKWFKAVELYPG
- the plsY gene encoding glycerol-3-phosphate 1-O-acyltransferase PlsY, with the translated sequence MNQEIIWVLMAMAGYLLGAIPFGIVVSKAMGLPDPRTVGSKNVGFTNVLRVSGKKAGILTLIGDMGKGWVMGFAATQMLQQEWMILIVALAPFLGHLFSLFLGFKGGKGVATALGSVLGVEPAIGFLLLLAWIGAVALWRYSSGGALTAFGLFPLIASLARPTVEFVIFSVIVSGLIVLKHKGNIERLWNGTESKIGQKKV
- a CDS encoding DUF433 domain-containing protein encodes the protein MTWRDRITVDPAICHGKPCIKGTRVMVSVVLDNIAAGETPDQITTAYRLAKEDVQAALQYAAELARGRIVSLETGAA